CTTTGTAGGCCCGCAGGAGCAGGAACTGCGCCAGCGCATCATGACCGCCAACCTTGACACCCTGATCCGTGAAATTGAGCTTGACCTGGCCAACGGGCTGCTCGGCAAAACCGTCATCCACCCCACCCATGTCAATTTGGTCCACGCCATGAGCGTCGTCAGCCACGAGGAATACCTCGACGCCCTGGCCATCGCCGGCAATGTGAGCGGCGGCGCCGCGGCCTCCCCCTACGGGAACAAGATGAACGAGATGAAGCCCCACCAGGCCTGGGCTCGCCGCACCCTGCTGCGGGCCGACGCCTTTGGTGTCGCCGCCGCGGGCGTCACATTCGTTGACTTCCTTGAAGTGAGCATGGCGTGAGCACCCCCTGGCGCGGCGGTTTCGTGGCGGATCGGCTCGCCGTCACCATCCACAGCGACCCCACCAGCGCAATCGCCGTTGAGGACCTGGTGGGCCTGGCCCTGCGCCGCAACCCCAAGCGCGCGCACCTGCTGGTCTCCACCGTGCTGGCCAAGCACGTGCCCACCGAGCCCGCCCTGGTCATGGCCGCCGGTGGCTTGCTGGGAGCCTTTGTGGCCCATGAGCTCCTGACGGACGACGCCGACTCCGGCCATCCGCAGTCCGGCCCGCCTGCCGCTGCACTCGCCCAGGCAGCTGCCGCGCTCGGCACGGCACTGCAGGGTCTGCCCGGCCAGCGGCAGGGCGCCATCTCACATCTCGGCGAAGAGGTGGCGGGTTTGGAGACCCGGGTGCCGGACGCCGTCGTGATCGGCTACGCCGAAACAGCAACGGGACTGGGCCGGCTCGTGGCCAACGCCCTGGGCGCCTACTACATCCACTCAACCCGGCACGCCACCCCCGGCATTGACTCGGTGGCGGGCTTTGAAGAGGGGCATTCACACGCCACCTCGCACGCCATGGTGCCCACGGACCCGCACTGGCTGGACGGCGGCGGGCCCGTGGTCTTGGTGGACGACGAGTTCAGCACCGGTTCCACCGTCATCAACACGATCCGCGAGCTGCATGCCCTGTCGCCCCACGATCTCTATGTGGTGGCTGCCTTGATCGACCTGCGCAGCGCCGCCGACCGCGCCCGCTTTGACGCCCTGGCCGCCGAGCTGGGCGCCAAAATTGTGGTGACGGCACTCGGTACGGGCTGGATTGAGCTGGGCGCGGACATCCTGGACCGGGCTGCGGAACTCATCCGGGAGCTGCCGGCGGCAACGCCGGAATTGGCGGCTGCCGACCAGGCCGCCCCACAACCTCGCACCAACGGCACAGTGCCAGGCAGCGGGCGCCTGTCGATGCTTGAGCTCTCCGGCGCGGACATTGCTCCCGTGCGCAGCGACCGTTTTGGCAATGCGGAGCCTCCTCCGGAGGGCGATATTTCCGTGATTGCCGGCCAGCTCGCCACACACCTCGCCAACCTGGGCTGCCAGGGTCCGCTGGTGATTCTGGGCTGCGAGGAAAACATGTTCCTGCCCCTGGCCGTTGCCCACGCTCTGACGCGACTGCTGCCGGGCCGGGATGTGCGCTTTTCCACCACCACGCGTTCCCCCATCGTCCCCGTCGACAGGGCCGACTACGCCATCGCCGGGGCGCTCACGTTCGCCAGCCATGACCTGACCAATGATGGCCCTGGTGTCCGTTTTGCCTACAACCTCAACGGCAGAGGCCAACAGCCGGGCACCATTGTGGTGTTCCCGGAACCCGGAACCAACCGCAGTGCGGTGACCCGGGGCCATGCCGGCTCCAAAAACGCTGACTCCAAGTATCCGTTCCCGTTGGACGCCACCGGCACCGCGCTGCCATCACTGGCAGATGCCCTGACAGCGGCAGCCGGGGACGTCGTCGTCGTGCTGCTGCCTGTTGACACCCCACAACCCACCCGCCAACCAGAGGATGCGCCATGAGCCGTTTTCCACTCCCCACTCCCCTGACCGGGCCGGATTTTGGCTCCTATGCGGCGGAGGAAGTCAGCTGGCTGTTGAAGGATTTGAGCCATCTTGTGCTGGAGGCGCCCACCGCGGAACGTGAGCATGCCATCCAGTCCGGGGCGGCGAACTACGCCGAGTCGCTGCCAGTGGAATACACACCCAGCCCCGAATACCAGGCACTGTATGCGGATGCCGTGGAGCGGGCCGGGGAGCGGATTGCCACGGCCGTTGGTGTCGTGACCGAGCTGGCGTTGGCGGCCCGGGACGGGCATCCCGTCTTGGTCTCGCTGGCCAGGGCGGGCACCCCCATCGGGATTTTGATGCGCCGCTGGGCCCAGATAATTCACGGGATCGAGCTGCCGCACTTCACCATGAGCATTGTGCGCGGCGTTGGCCTGGATAAAACGGCACTGCGCTACCTGGCCGCCAATTTTGACCCGGCCCGAATTCTCTTCGTTGACGGCTGGACGGGCAAGGGAGCCATCTCCCGGGAGCTCACGGCGGCATTGGATGATTTTGCTGCCAAGACCGGGACCCGTTTCCCCGACGACCTTGCGGTGCTGGCCGATCCGGGGCACTGCGTATCGATGTTTGGCACCCGTGAGGACTATTTGATCCCCTCAGCCTGCTTGAATTCCACGGTGTCGGGGCTGGTTTCACGCACCGTGTACAACATTGACCACATTGACCCGCAAGACTTCCACGGCGCCAAGTTCTACTCCGAGCTGGCCCCCAGCGACGTTTCCAACGACTTCCTGGACGCAATTTCACGCCACTTCCTCCAGCTCCGCCCGGAGGTGGACCGGCTCACCGCCGCGCACCAAGACGAAGCGCCCGTCCCCAGCTGGGTTGGCTGGGAAGCTGTGGAGCGGATCAGCGTCGAGTACGGCATCAACAACGTCAACCTCGTCAAGCCGGGCGTGGGCGAGACCACCCGGGTGCTGCTGCGGCGGGTGCCGTGGAAGGTGCTGGTCAACCCTGAGGCGCGGCCCGACGTCGCACACGTCCTGCTGCTGGCCGAACAGCGGGGCACCCCTGTGGAGGAAGTGCCGGGCCTGCCATACAGCTGTGTCGGGCTGATCCACCCCGCCTTCGACAAGAGCGCCGTCGGCGCCGACGGCAGGGCGGTGCCTCACGCATGAGCGCCACCCACCTCGTCGCCTGCGACCTTGATCGCACACTGATTTACTCCAAAAACGCCCTCTGGCTCACGGGCGCCGACAAGGACGCCCCGGCCATGGTGGTGGCCGAGGTGTACGACGGCGCCCCGCTCTCCTTCATGACGCGCACGGCCCAGGAGCTGCTGCTCGAACTGAAGTCGGCGGCCGTGTTCGTGCCCGTCACCACCCGTACCCAAGCCCAATATGAGCGGGTGCAGCTGCCCGGTCCGGTGCCTGACTACGCTGTGACGTCCAACGGCGGCGTGCTGCTGCACCATGGCGTGCCGGATGCGCACTGGAATGCGCAGCTGACCGCCCGGATGGCGGCGGCCTGCGCACCGCTGGAAACCATCGAGGCACACCTGTCCAACCCTGATTTTGCGCCGTGGATCCTGCGCCTGCGCCGGGCCGAGGACCTCTTCGCCTACGCCATCATCGACCGCGCCGTCATGCCGGACTCCTTCCTCGCGGACCTCGTGGAGCTGTGTGCCGGGGCCGGCTGGGGCGTGTCGGTACAGGGGCGCAAGCTGTACTGCGTGCCGCTGCCCATCAACAAGTCAGACGCCCTCGCCGAGGTTGCCCGGCGCACCGGCTCCGGCACCGTCATTGCCGCCGGCGATTCCCTCCTGGACCAGGACATGCTGGCGGCTGCAGACCTCGCCTTCCGTCCCCTCCACGGTGAATTGCACGACGCCGGCTGGCTGGCTTCGAACCTGCGGCTCACCTCGGTCAGGGGTGTCCTGGCGGGCGAGGAAATCCTGCGCGAAATCCTCACCGAGGTAACCGCCTGACAATCCCCACCCCGCCACCCCGCCACCCCCTCCCCACCCCCTCCCCACCCCGCCGAGATGTGCGATGACGCCCTGCCTTCCCGGTCGAGATGTGCGATCACGCCCTCCGCCATTTGCCGAGATGTGCGATGACGCCCTGCCGATCAATGCTTGGACATTGCGGAGCGGGCGTCATCTGACATCTCGACGAAGGGCAGGTAACGGGTGCCAACGTTGGTGTCAGACCCGCCCGGTAGGCTGGAAGAAACCAACTCTTGGAACCTAGGGAGAACTACGCTTTGTCCGCTCTACGCACGACCCGTACTTGGGGTGCCACCGACTTCATCATGGCGTCGGCCCTCGCCTCCGTCCTTTTCATGACCACGGCGTGCGGCGGCGTGTCCCAGGCCAAGGCGGATCCGGCGTCGGGCTTGGCCTCGGCAAACACGGCTGCGACGAGCTCCGCCAGCGCCGCAGCGCCCGAGTCGCTCAGCACGAGCCCAAGCCAAACAAAGGAGCCAGCGTCGGAGCCCGACGACGCCGCACCCCTTGACGGGGACACAGTGCCGGATGCGGGCGATGCGACCTTGGCCGGAGTGGTGCAGCCCGAGTATGCGGCGACGGCGCTGAACGTGCTGGCAACACTGCCCATCAAGGGCCGCGCACCCAAGACCGGGTACAGCCGCGCGGAGTTCGGACAGGCGTGGGCGGACGTCGACAGGAACGGCTGCGACACCCGCAACGACATCCTCGGCCGGGACCTGGGCGAGAAGACGTTCAAGCCGGGGACGCGCGACTGCGTGGTGCTGACCGGGGTGCTGGCCGATCCGTACACGGCCACCACCATTGATTTCGTGCGGGGTACGGGGACCAGCAGTGCCGTGCAAATCGACCACGTGGTGGCGCTCAGCGATGCGTGGCAGAAGGGTGCGCAGCAGCTCTCCCCTGAACTGCGCACAGCCTTTGGCAATGATCCCCTGAACCTGTTGGCTGTTGACGGCCCCAGCAACCAGCAAAAGGGTGCCGGCGATGCCGCCACCTGGCTGCCGCCGAACAAGTCCTACCGCTGTGAGTATGTGGCCCGGCAGATTTCGGTCAAGGCCAGCTATTCCCTGTGGGTGACACAGGCCGAACATGATGCCATGGCCAGGGTCCTTGGCGACTGCGCAGACATTGCTGCACCCACCAACCAGACACCTCCCCCGGCAGCACCGCCGGCCGAGCCGGTCATCCTGCCCCCGCCTGCCCCGATCGCCCCCGTGGCTCCGGTTGAGGCCGCGCCGCAGCCCGCTCCTGAGCCGGCCCCTCCGGTGGAGGTTCCCGCGCCGGCACCATTCGTGGAGGTGCCGGGTCCTGAGCCGTACTACCAAAACTGCTCGGCTGTCCGTGCTGCAGGCGCGGCACCGATCCATGCCGGAGAGCCAGGATTCCTGTCCAAGTTCGACGGCGATGGCGACGGAGTCGGCTGCGAATAGGCCGCCTCAGCCCTGCTGCGTACGCCACTCCTGGAGCTCGGTCAGCAGGGCGGCCTTGCGGTCGCCGTCGGCAAAGGATGACCGGATGGAATTGCCGGCGAGGGTGGCAACTGTGTCGGCATCGAAGCCAAACTCAGTCTCAAGGGCGGCGAAGTTCACGTCAACGTGCCCGCCAAAGTAGGCAGGGTCATCGGAGTTGAGGCAGACGTTTAGTCCGGCCGCCAGCATTTGTGGGAGCGGGTGCTCCGCCAGGGTGTCCACGGCTCGCAGGCGAACGTTGGAGAGCGGGCACACCGTCAGGGGAACCTGTTCGGCGGCCAAGCGTCGCACCAGGGCGGGGTCCTCCATGGACCTGATGCCGTGGTCAATCCGTTCAACACCCAGCAGGTCCAGTGCGTCGGTGACGTAGCTGGGCGGGCCCTCTTCGCCGGCGTGAGCGATCAGGTGCAGTCCTGCCGCACGCGCCCGGTCGTAGAGGCGCACAAACTTCGTTGGCGGGTTGCCAACTTCGGCGGAGTCAAGGCCGATGCCAATAATGGGCGCATCCATGGCCAGCAGTTGCTCGAGGATCTCCAGCGCGTCCTCTTCCGTTTCGTCCCGCAGGAACGCCGCGATCAGGCCCGTGGTCATGCCAAATTCCTGCTCTGAGGCGGCCAGGGCACTGGCGATGCCGTTGACCACTGCAGCCAGTGGCACACCCCGGACCACATGCGCCTGCGGGTCAAACATGATTTCCGCATGACGCACGCCGCCGGCGGAGGCGCGGGCCAGGTAGGCGCGTGTCATGTCTGCAAAGTCGGCTTCCGTGCGCAGCACAGCCATGTTGGCGTAGTACAGGTTCAGGAACGATTGCAGGTCGGTGAACTCATACTGGGCCCGCAATTGCGCCAACGTGGGAAACGGCAGGGTGAGACCGTTGCGGGCGGCAAGTTCCATAATCAACTCTGGCTCCAGGGTGCCCTCAATGTGCAGGTGCAGCTCGGCTGCGGGAACGTGGCGGAAGCCCATCATTTCTCCTCTTGCGTGGAATCGGTTTCCTTGTTGCCGCCGCGGCCCGGTTGCGGGCGTACGGCGGTGATGTCCATGGCCACAAGCGGCCCGGGCAGCGCGGCGCCCAGCACGGTCCGCACCGGGTAGGGCTGCGGAAACCTGCGGGCGTAGACGGCGTTGACCGCGGGAAAGTTAACGGCGAAGTCCTCAATGATGACAGTCACCTTGACCACGTCCCGCAGGGTCAGGCCCACATCGGCCAGGCCGCGTTCCAGGTTGTCCACCACGGCTTCAGCCTGTGCCGTAATCCCTTCGGGAATGCTGCCGGTGGCGGCGTCAAAGGGCCCGATCCCGGAGGAATATACGACGCCGTTCACCTCGGCCAGGTGGCTGTAGGCACCGTAGGTGGCGCCCAGGGCGTCGACGTTGCGGAACTCTGCCCCGCTCACGGCGCGCCCTGGAGTTGCCCCGGGATGGATTCGAGCAGTTCGCGCGTGTAGGCCTGGGCCGGGGCGTTGAGGATCTGCTCGGCCGGGCCGGCCTCGATCACATCACCAAAGCGCATCACCAGGATTTGATCCGAGACCTGGCGGATCACCCCCAGGTCGTGCGAGATGAACAGGTAGCTCAGGTTGAACTGGGACTGCAGGTCCACGAGCAGTTGCAGGATTTGTTCCTGCACGGAGACATCCAGCGCGGAGACGGGCTCGTCCAGCACAATCATTTCCGGGCCCAGGGCCAGGGCACGGGCGATGGCAACGCGTTGGCGCTGCCCGCCTGAAAGCTGCCCGGGGCGCCGGTTGATGAGGTCGGGAGAGAGCTGGACGCATTCCAGCAGCTCTCGGGCCGCCTCGGCCTGCCGTTTGCGGTCCCCCAGCTTGAACGCACGCAGTGGTTCGGTAATGATCTTCTCCAGGCTCATGCGCGGGTCAAGGGAACCGAAGGGATTTTGGTATACCACCTGGATGCGGCGGCGCAGCTGGCGCAGTTTCTCCCCGCGCAGTTCCGTGACGTCCTCGCCGTCGAACAGGACGGTTCCGGAGTTGGCGCCGGCGATGCGGGCGGCAATGCGGGCCGTGGTGGTCTTGCCGGAGCCGGACTCGCCAACGATCGAGAGCGTCTGCCCGCGTTCCACGGCAAAGGAGACGTTGTTGACGGCCGTCAGGATGCTGGCGGGCGCCCCGGGGGTGCGCAGCGCGAAGGTCTTGACCAGGTTGCGTACTTCCAGGACCGGCACGCCCGGTGCGACGGCTGCGTCCCTTCCCGCAAAGAGGGAGCTGCCAAGCGGTCCCGCGCTGCCGCTGGGCAGGGGCTGTGCCTGCAGCCGGGCGCTGTTGAGTCCGGGGGCTGCGGCGACGAGCCGCTGCGTGTATTCGTGTGCGGGGTTGGCGAGGACGTCCTGGGCGCTGCCCGCTTCCACGATCCGGCCGTGCTGCATGACCAGGATTTCATCGGCACGGTCCGCGGCCACGGCCAGGTCGTGGGTGACGAGCAGGACGGCGGTGCCGCGTTCGGCGGCGAGCCGTTCCATGCGGTCGAGCACCTGCCGCTGGACGGTGACGTCGAGGGCGCTGGTGGGCTCGTCGGCGATGACGAGGTCCGGGTTGCATGCCCAGGCCATGCCGATCAGCACCCGCTGGCGCATGCCGCCGGAGAGTTGGTGCGGGTATTGGCCGGCACGGGCGGGGGCGTCGGGGATCCCTACTTCATCCAGGATCTCCACAGCCCTGGCGGCAGCGGCCGACTTGCTGGACTTGCCGTGCAGGCGCAGGGCTTCGGCAATCTGCTCCCCGATTTTCATCAGCGGGTTGAGCGAGTTGCTGGGGTCCTGGGGCACAAAGCCAATGCGTGCGCCGCGGATGTTCCGCAGCGTCTTCTCGCCCGCGGAGGCGAGGTCGGCGCCGTCGAACATGATGGTGCCGGCCGTGATGCGGCCCCCCGTGGACAGGCTGCGGATGAGCGACTGTGAGATGGTGCTTTTGCCGGAGCCGGATTCACCCACGATCGCCACGATTTTCCCGCGCGGTATGGAGAAACTGACGCCGCGCACGGCCGGGAAGCGCTCTCCGGCGCTGACGTAGTCCACGTGCAGTCCGTTGACCGACAGGATGCGCTCGTCCGCCGGGACTGCGGGGGGCGTGTTGACGGGTTGGGGCGTCACTTGGCTGCTCCTATTTGCTGGGCCACACGGTTCACGGCAAGTACGACGGCGACAATCACCACACCGGGCATGATGCTGAGCCAGGGGGCTGTCGCTACAAATTCACGGCCCGACGCCACCAGTGATCCCCATTCGGGGGTGGGCGGCTGCGGGCCAAAGCCCAGGAAGCTCAGGGCTGATACTGACAGGATCGCGGTGCCCATTTCCAGGGCCGCCATGGAGATGACGGGCCGTGAGGCGTTGGGCAGCACGTGGGTGGCCAGGACGGTGCCGCGGCGGACACCGAGCGCCCCGGCCGCCTCCACGTATTCCTCGTTGCGCACGCGCAACACCTGGGAACGCATGACGCGGGCGAACGATCCGGCCGCACCCAGGGCCACCCCGACGGCCACGGACCATGGGCCGAAGCCCAGGGAGGCGACGACGATCAGGGCCAGCAGGATGCCGGGGACGGCGATGAAGACGTCGACGACGCGCATGATGAGAAAGTCGGTCTTCCCGCCAACCGCACCGGCAATCAAACCGACGATGGCGCCCACGGCAACGCCGATCACCACGGCAAGGCCGGCTGCGGCGACGGACAGGCGTGCCCCGTACACCACGCGCGAGTACACGTCCCGGCCGAGGTGGT
This genomic interval from Arthrobacter sp. PAMC 25486 contains the following:
- a CDS encoding ABC transporter ATP-binding protein, whose protein sequence is MTPQPVNTPPAVPADERILSVNGLHVDYVSAGERFPAVRGVSFSIPRGKIVAIVGESGSGKSTISQSLIRSLSTGGRITAGTIMFDGADLASAGEKTLRNIRGARIGFVPQDPSNSLNPLMKIGEQIAEALRLHGKSSKSAAAARAVEILDEVGIPDAPARAGQYPHQLSGGMRQRVLIGMAWACNPDLVIADEPTSALDVTVQRQVLDRMERLAAERGTAVLLVTHDLAVAADRADEILVMQHGRIVEAGSAQDVLANPAHEYTQRLVAAAPGLNSARLQAQPLPSGSAGPLGSSLFAGRDAAVAPGVPVLEVRNLVKTFALRTPGAPASILTAVNNVSFAVERGQTLSIVGESGSGKTTTARIAARIAGANSGTVLFDGEDVTELRGEKLRQLRRRIQVVYQNPFGSLDPRMSLEKIITEPLRAFKLGDRKRQAEAARELLECVQLSPDLINRRPGQLSGGQRQRVAIARALALGPEMIVLDEPVSALDVSVQEQILQLLVDLQSQFNLSYLFISHDLGVIRQVSDQILVMRFGDVIEAGPAEQILNAPAQAYTRELLESIPGQLQGAP
- a CDS encoding adenosine deaminase — translated: MMGFRHVPAAELHLHIEGTLEPELIMELAARNGLTLPFPTLAQLRAQYEFTDLQSFLNLYYANMAVLRTEADFADMTRAYLARASAGGVRHAEIMFDPQAHVVRGVPLAAVVNGIASALAASEQEFGMTTGLIAAFLRDETEEDALEILEQLLAMDAPIIGIGLDSAEVGNPPTKFVRLYDRARAAGLHLIAHAGEEGPPSYVTDALDLLGVERIDHGIRSMEDPALVRRLAAEQVPLTVCPLSNVRLRAVDTLAEHPLPQMLAAGLNVCLNSDDPAYFGGHVDVNFAALETEFGFDADTVATLAGNSIRSSFADGDRKAALLTELQEWRTQQG
- a CDS encoding phosphoribosyltransferase domain-containing protein — translated: MSTPWRGGFVADRLAVTIHSDPTSAIAVEDLVGLALRRNPKRAHLLVSTVLAKHVPTEPALVMAAGGLLGAFVAHELLTDDADSGHPQSGPPAAALAQAAAALGTALQGLPGQRQGAISHLGEEVAGLETRVPDAVVIGYAETATGLGRLVANALGAYYIHSTRHATPGIDSVAGFEEGHSHATSHAMVPTDPHWLDGGGPVVLVDDEFSTGSTVINTIRELHALSPHDLYVVAALIDLRSAADRARFDALAAELGAKIVVTALGTGWIELGADILDRAAELIRELPAATPELAAADQAAPQPRTNGTVPGSGRLSMLELSGADIAPVRSDRFGNAEPPPEGDISVIAGQLATHLANLGCQGPLVILGCEENMFLPLAVAHALTRLLPGRDVRFSTTTRSPIVPVDRADYAIAGALTFASHDLTNDGPGVRFAYNLNGRGQQPGTIVVFPEPGTNRSAVTRGHAGSKNADSKYPFPLDATGTALPSLADALTAAAGDVVVVLLPVDTPQPTRQPEDAP
- a CDS encoding DUF1524 domain-containing protein — encoded protein: MSALRTTRTWGATDFIMASALASVLFMTTACGGVSQAKADPASGLASANTAATSSASAAAPESLSTSPSQTKEPASEPDDAAPLDGDTVPDAGDATLAGVVQPEYAATALNVLATLPIKGRAPKTGYSRAEFGQAWADVDRNGCDTRNDILGRDLGEKTFKPGTRDCVVLTGVLADPYTATTIDFVRGTGTSSAVQIDHVVALSDAWQKGAQQLSPELRTAFGNDPLNLLAVDGPSNQQKGAGDAATWLPPNKSYRCEYVARQISVKASYSLWVTQAEHDAMARVLGDCADIAAPTNQTPPPAAPPAEPVILPPPAPIAPVAPVEAAPQPAPEPAPPVEVPAPAPFVEVPGPEPYYQNCSAVRAAGAAPIHAGEPGFLSKFDGDGDGVGCE
- a CDS encoding ABC transporter permease translates to MRLFKKPGLLISAAFLLLVLLAVAVPALFATHSPLEGVAAQKLQPPGAEHWFGTDHLGRDVYSRVVYGARLSVAAAGLAVVIGVAVGAIVGLIAGAVGGKTDFLIMRVVDVFIAVPGILLALIVVASLGFGPWSVAVGVALGAAGSFARVMRSQVLRVRNEEYVEAAGALGVRRGTVLATHVLPNASRPVISMAALEMGTAILSVSALSFLGFGPQPPTPEWGSLVASGREFVATAPWLSIMPGVVIVAVVLAVNRVAQQIGAAK
- a CDS encoding RidA family protein yields the protein MSGAEFRNVDALGATYGAYSHLAEVNGVVYSSGIGPFDAATGSIPEGITAQAEAVVDNLERGLADVGLTLRDVVKVTVIIEDFAVNFPAVNAVYARRFPQPYPVRTVLGAALPGPLVAMDITAVRPQPGRGGNKETDSTQEEK
- a CDS encoding haloacid dehalogenase, whose translation is MSATHLVACDLDRTLIYSKNALWLTGADKDAPAMVVAEVYDGAPLSFMTRTAQELLLELKSAAVFVPVTTRTQAQYERVQLPGPVPDYAVTSNGGVLLHHGVPDAHWNAQLTARMAAACAPLETIEAHLSNPDFAPWILRLRRAEDLFAYAIIDRAVMPDSFLADLVELCAGAGWGVSVQGRKLYCVPLPINKSDALAEVARRTGSGTVIAAGDSLLDQDMLAAADLAFRPLHGELHDAGWLASNLRLTSVRGVLAGEEILREILTEVTA
- a CDS encoding cysteine protease StiP family protein, whose product is MSRFPLPTPLTGPDFGSYAAEEVSWLLKDLSHLVLEAPTAEREHAIQSGAANYAESLPVEYTPSPEYQALYADAVERAGERIATAVGVVTELALAARDGHPVLVSLARAGTPIGILMRRWAQIIHGIELPHFTMSIVRGVGLDKTALRYLAANFDPARILFVDGWTGKGAISRELTAALDDFAAKTGTRFPDDLAVLADPGHCVSMFGTREDYLIPSACLNSTVSGLVSRTVYNIDHIDPQDFHGAKFYSELAPSDVSNDFLDAISRHFLQLRPEVDRLTAAHQDEAPVPSWVGWEAVERISVEYGINNVNLVKPGVGETTRVLLRRVPWKVLVNPEARPDVAHVLLLAEQRGTPVEEVPGLPYSCVGLIHPAFDKSAVGADGRAVPHA